A portion of the Perognathus longimembris pacificus isolate PPM17 chromosome 20, ASM2315922v1, whole genome shotgun sequence genome contains these proteins:
- the LOC125338995 gene encoding cytochrome P450 2A5-like isoform X2, which produces MLASGMLLVAVLACLAVFVLMSVWRQRKLLGKLPPGPTPLPFLGNYLQLNTEQMYNSLMKLRDRFGPVFTVHLGPRRVVVLCGQDAVKEALVDQAEEFSSRGEQATFDWLFQGYGVAFNNGEWAKQMRRFSITTLWDIGVGKRGIEERIQEEAGFLIQALRDTRGTFIDPTFYLSRTVSNVISSIVFGDRFDFEDKEFLSLLRMMLSSFQFTATFTGQLFEMFYSIMKHLPGPQQQAFKELKGLEDFITKKVKQNQGTLDLNSPRDFIYSFLIRMLQEKENPNTEFHMKNLVLTTLNLFFGGTETISTTLRYGFLLLMKHPDVGAKVHEEIDRVIGKNRQPKFEDRANMPYTEAVIHEIQRFADLSPMGLAGRVTKDTKFREFLLPKGTEVFPMLGSVLKDPKFFSNPRDFNPHHFLDDNGRFKKNDAFVPFSLGKRYCFGEGLARMELFLFLTTIVQNFHFKSMQPAQDIDVSPEIVGFTTIPPTYTISFLPR; this is translated from the exons ATGCTGGCCTCAGGCATGCTGCTGGTGGCCGTGCTGGCCTGTCTGGCTGTCTTCGTATTGATGTCTGTCTGGCGGCAAAGGAAGCTGTTGGGAAAGCTGCCTCCAGGCCCCACGCCATTGCCTTTCCTTGGAAACTATCTGCAGCTCAACACGGAGCAGATGTACAATTCTCTCATGAAG CTGAGGGATCGCTTCGGCCCCGTGTTCACGGTTCACCTGGGCCCTCGCCGGGTCGTGGTGCTGTGTGGCCAGGATGCGGTGAAGGAGGCGCTGGTGGATCAAGCCGAGGAGTTCAGCAGTCGCGGGGAGCAGGCCACCTTCGATTGGCTCTTCCAAGGCTACG GTGTGGCCTTCAACAATGGGGAGTGGGCCAAGCAGATGAGGCGCTTCTCCATCACCACGCTGTGGGACATTGGCGTGGGCAAGCGTGGCATCGAGGAGCGCATCCAGGAGGAGGCGGGCTTCCTCATCCAGGCGCTGCGGGACACGCGCG GCACCTTCATAGATCCCACCTTCTACCTGAGCAGAACGGTCTCCAATGTCATCAGCTCCATTGTCTTTGGGGACCGCTTTGACTTTGAGGACAAGGAGTTTCTGTCTCTCCTGCGAATGATGCTCAGCAGCTTCCAGTTCACAGCCACCTTCACTGGACAG ctcTTTGAGATGTTCTACTCCATCATGAAGCACCTGCCAGGACCACAGCAACAGGCCTTTAAGGAGCTGAAGGGGCTGGAGGATTTCATCACCAAGAAGGTGAAGCAGAACCAGGGCACCCTGGATCTCAACTCCCCTCGAGACTTCATCTACTCCTTCCTCATCCGCATGCTACAG GAGAAGGAGAATCCCAATACGGAATTCCACATGAAGAACCTGGTGCTCACCACCCTGAACCTCTTCTTTGGGGGCACGGAGACCATCAGCACCACCTTGCGTTATGGCTTCCTGCTGCTAATGAAACACCCAGATGTGGGGG CCAAAGTCCACGAAGAGATTGATCGGGTCATTGGCAAAAACCGACAGCCCAAGTTTGAGGACCGAGCAAACATGCCCTACACAGAGGCTGTGATTCACGAGATCCAGAGATTTGCAGACCTGAGTCCCATGGGGCTGGCTGGCAGGGTCACAAAGGACACCAAGTTCCGGGAGTTCCTTCTGCCCAAG gGTACCGAAGTGTTCCCCATGCTGGGCTCTGTGCTTAAAGACCCCAAGTTCTTCTCTAACCCCCGAGATTTCAACCCTCACCACTTCCTGGATGACAATGGACGGTTTAAGAAGAATGATGCTTTTGTCCCCTTTTCCCTTG GAAAGCGGTACTGTTTTGGAGAAGGCCTGGCTAGAATGGAGCTCTTTCTGTTCCTCACCACCATCGTGCAGAACTTCCACTTCAAGTCCATGCAGCCTGCCCAAGACATTGACGTGTCCCCAGAAATTGTGGGCTTTACCACAATCCCACCAACATATACTATAAGCTTCCTTCCTCGCTGA
- the LOC125338995 gene encoding cytochrome P450 2A5-like isoform X1 has translation MLASGMLLVAVLACLAVFVLMSVWRQRKLLGKLPPGPTPLPFLGNYLQLNTEQMYNSLMKVRRGVAFNNGEWAKQMRRFSITTLWDIGVGKRGIEERIQEEAGFLIQALRDTRGTFIDPTFYLSRTVSNVISSIVFGDRFDFEDKEFLSLLRMMLSSFQFTATFTGQLFEMFYSIMKHLPGPQQQAFKELKGLEDFITKKVKQNQGTLDLNSPRDFIYSFLIRMLQEKENPNTEFHMKNLVLTTLNLFFGGTETISTTLRYGFLLLMKHPDVGAKVHEEIDRVIGKNRQPKFEDRANMPYTEAVIHEIQRFADLSPMGLAGRVTKDTKFREFLLPKGTEVFPMLGSVLKDPKFFSNPRDFNPHHFLDDNGRFKKNDAFVPFSLGKRYCFGEGLARMELFLFLTTIVQNFHFKSMQPAQDIDVSPEIVGFTTIPPTYTISFLPR, from the exons ATGCTGGCCTCAGGCATGCTGCTGGTGGCCGTGCTGGCCTGTCTGGCTGTCTTCGTATTGATGTCTGTCTGGCGGCAAAGGAAGCTGTTGGGAAAGCTGCCTCCAGGCCCCACGCCATTGCCTTTCCTTGGAAACTATCTGCAGCTCAACACGGAGCAGATGTACAATTCTCTCATGAAGGTGCGGCG AGGTGTGGCCTTCAACAATGGGGAGTGGGCCAAGCAGATGAGGCGCTTCTCCATCACCACGCTGTGGGACATTGGCGTGGGCAAGCGTGGCATCGAGGAGCGCATCCAGGAGGAGGCGGGCTTCCTCATCCAGGCGCTGCGGGACACGCGCG GCACCTTCATAGATCCCACCTTCTACCTGAGCAGAACGGTCTCCAATGTCATCAGCTCCATTGTCTTTGGGGACCGCTTTGACTTTGAGGACAAGGAGTTTCTGTCTCTCCTGCGAATGATGCTCAGCAGCTTCCAGTTCACAGCCACCTTCACTGGACAG ctcTTTGAGATGTTCTACTCCATCATGAAGCACCTGCCAGGACCACAGCAACAGGCCTTTAAGGAGCTGAAGGGGCTGGAGGATTTCATCACCAAGAAGGTGAAGCAGAACCAGGGCACCCTGGATCTCAACTCCCCTCGAGACTTCATCTACTCCTTCCTCATCCGCATGCTACAG GAGAAGGAGAATCCCAATACGGAATTCCACATGAAGAACCTGGTGCTCACCACCCTGAACCTCTTCTTTGGGGGCACGGAGACCATCAGCACCACCTTGCGTTATGGCTTCCTGCTGCTAATGAAACACCCAGATGTGGGGG CCAAAGTCCACGAAGAGATTGATCGGGTCATTGGCAAAAACCGACAGCCCAAGTTTGAGGACCGAGCAAACATGCCCTACACAGAGGCTGTGATTCACGAGATCCAGAGATTTGCAGACCTGAGTCCCATGGGGCTGGCTGGCAGGGTCACAAAGGACACCAAGTTCCGGGAGTTCCTTCTGCCCAAG gGTACCGAAGTGTTCCCCATGCTGGGCTCTGTGCTTAAAGACCCCAAGTTCTTCTCTAACCCCCGAGATTTCAACCCTCACCACTTCCTGGATGACAATGGACGGTTTAAGAAGAATGATGCTTTTGTCCCCTTTTCCCTTG GAAAGCGGTACTGTTTTGGAGAAGGCCTGGCTAGAATGGAGCTCTTTCTGTTCCTCACCACCATCGTGCAGAACTTCCACTTCAAGTCCATGCAGCCTGCCCAAGACATTGACGTGTCCCCAGAAATTGTGGGCTTTACCACAATCCCACCAACATATACTATAAGCTTCCTTCCTCGCTGA